Part of the Candidatus Woesearchaeota archaeon genome is shown below.
GTAAATTTCTTTCATTGCATTGACATCATTCTTGATTTCTTTGTGGTAAAGCACATCAAAAATGCTCACCAGGTCAAAGCTGTTTGACTTGAATGGCAATTTCATCAGGTCGCCCTGCACCAGTCTCTTGAGGTTTCTTTTCTGGCAGAAATGAAGGGCCTCAGCAACAATGTCTATGCCTGATGTTGCTCCATATTTTTCAAATTCCTTTATCATTATCCCTGTTCCGCAGCCAAGGTCCAGGATGGAATATTTTTTCCCTATCAATTTTCCGCCAAGCAATTTGTCGACCTGTGAAAACACTATCTTCCTTTTGCCTCTGAACCACCAGTGGTCTTTCTCTGTTTCGTACATCACTTCATATTCCCTTAGTTCCATTTTGCCTCACAGCCCCCTAGCGCCTCTTGATATGGTACAAATCAATGTCATAAAATCTTATTCTTTCGCCGAGCTCAAACCTCTCTTCCACTTTTTTCCTGATTGTGCCTTCAGGGTCTCCGTATTGCCAGAATGACAGCGCCAGCCATCCTGAATCAGCAGCCTGCAAAATCTCCCCGGCCTGGCCAGCGTCCTTAACGCCAAAAATATGCGGGTTATCACCATTGTAATATTCCAGAGTCACAGCCCCTGAATAGAGGCTTACCAGAATCGGCTCTTTGTCCGCAGCATTCTCTTGCAGGTATTGCGAAACTTCCCTCCATTGCTGCCTGTTCGGCCCGTTGTAGTAATCGATAACAACGGGAAGGCTGAGCACAATGAGCAACAGCAGCATCCAGCTCATGCCATATTTTCCAGGCAAATTCATTTTGCTATTGCTGATGCCTTTTGCCACAAGAATTAGGAAAACGGGCAAGCAGTAGATGAGGTAATTGAAGGGCCCAAAAATTGGGATTGGAGTCAGGTAAGACAAAAGCAGGGAAAATAGCACTGGAAAAGCAAAGCACAATGCGCTGAACACAATTGCCTCATTCTGCCTCGCCCAATCACCCAGCAATTTTGCATTCATATTTTTCCTGGATGATTTTGAATCCCTGAACAGGCAAGCAATCCCTGATTCCCCGCTGATTATGGCAGAGCCAACAGCAAAATATGACACTGCCAGCGCACCAAACA
Proteins encoded:
- a CDS encoding class I SAM-dependent methyltransferase, translated to MELREYEVMYETEKDHWWFRGKRKIVFSQVDKLLGGKLIGKKYSILDLGCGTGIMIKEFEKYGATSGIDIVAEALHFCQKRNLKRLVQGDLMKLPFKSNSFDLVSIFDVLYHKEIKNDVNAMKEIYRIMKPGGHLILTDSADMKLWSRHDIAAHARERYTVGKMSSRLRKAGFSVVKASYFNMILYPLVFAYRKLDNVLNKNRPVKTNIDKSNPAVSAVLFSVLWLESVAMRLFSLPFGVSIFVIAKKP